Within Ipomoea triloba cultivar NCNSP0323 chromosome 9, ASM357664v1, the genomic segment TGGATGAAGAATTGGGGAATAATAACAAGGGGAAGACGGGGAGGCCTCCTCGTCCTCGTACTCGGACTCAGGCTCAGAGGGACAGTGAAAGCGTCAAGGCCGAACTTCAACCTGAGGGTACTGGATTGGAAAATGCAGGCATTAGTATGACAAGGAGCTCGAGCAAGGCAGAGAATTTCGATGGTGGGGCTTCTCAGGTTGAAACTGATGACATTGAGATAGTAGAGAATTCGAGTGCCATTGAAACAGTGGCACAATTTGCAGATGAAAATGGTGATCAAAGAAGGACTAGGAATGCCCGGgggagaggaagaggaagaggaaacAGGGAACTAAGAAACCTTGTTCCAATTGAGCAGCCTCTGACGAAGCCAAAAAGGGTCACCAGAAGCAAAAAACAGATCAATTTACAGGCAGAGAGTGTTACCACGGAAGAAGAGGAGGGAGCagcaaaaatgtcaatatcTAAGGAGCACGCACAATGTAAAGTTGAGGCAATTCGGAGCATGGAGGAGGAACGGCAAGTGGAAGGATATAATGCAGTGGAGGAGCTGGTGAATCTCAGAGAAGAAGGTAACAACGGTGTATTAAATACCTCTGGTGCAAACAAGGacaaaaatggtgttttggagcGAGCTAAATGTCAAGATGAATCAATTCAGCATATGGAGGAGGATGGGCAAGTAGAAGGGAATCATACAGTGGAGGAGCAGCTAACTTTTGAGGAAGAAGCCTGCCAAGGTTTACCCAATGTGTCCGGTGGAAACATGGGCAAACCTGATGTTGAAGAAGTGAACTTGGAAATTTTGACTCTAGGAGAGTGGCTCGATTATTTGGAGATTTATGTCCCAAAACAAATAATTGATGTCACAGAGGAGATGATATTGGAAATGAGAAAAAAGGCCGAGAAATTGCAAGAATTTATGCTGCATCAGAAGAACGCCAAGGAGAACACGTAGCAGTTATGGAGTAGACTGCATATCACGGTGGTTGGTAAATGCGTTTTAAATTTAACATGGACATATTAGATCTTAATTCAAATGTGTCATGCTCATAGGATTATCTTCTTATAATCCTTTGATTCACTTTACGCCCAGTGTTTGTTCTCCTATTTGTACTTGGTAACAAAAACTTTTGTATTTTAACCATTGTCCTATATACATTGTCTTTCTCTCAAAATGCTCTAAGCTTAAAttgttaccaaaaaaaaaaaaaagaagaaaaaaagaagaaaacagtTGAGAATTCACAAATGGTGTGGATAGCTTATTCAATTTCCCAAAAACACATCTGAACATGACAATTGGTATGGGCCACATTCTCCCTGTGCTAAGCAAGGACTCAGGAGATCTTTTTCAAGAACACACAGAGAAAGTGAAGTGTCTAAGGGGCATTTTGCAGTTTATTTTGGGGAAGGGAAGAGAAGGAATTTGTCATTCCAGTTTGATAAGGACCCTTCACTGAATTTGGATTCGATCATCCAATGGGTGGACTCACAATACCTTGTATGGAGGATACCTTCTAACAGCAAAAATGTTAAGTACATAGAAACAGAGAAGGAGAAGTGCGTTTCTTTCCATCCATAAAGGCAATTTCATCAACCATAAATTAGAGGTGTCAGAGCAGCATCAGAGTTACGTTACTTGTGCTTAGCAACAATCATCTTCACCTTCTAATTTGCTGCAATCATCACACACCAATCCCCGTCGCAGGACGTCCCCATTGCAAGCTGCCCGCCCTTTGCTTACTGTTGTAGCCTGTAGGTCATCCCTCACTAGTTGTTCATTGGCCATTTGCCGCTCGCCAAATCTAATAAGGTAttaatttgtgattttgttTGTATAAATCTACCTTTTGTGAATTtatatcaattatttttaattttcaatgttTCTGGTTCTAGAATTATATATGCTACTACATGAATGTGTTTGTTTGGTAGTCTTTTGTAGCAATTGCATTCAAGGTGTTTGTCATCTTGTTTTTGAGCTGAAGTTTAAATGTGTTTTGAATAGTGTGTGTTTGCTACTAATGATGAGATGTACTAGCATTTCAGAGGCTGAAATTGTAGTTGGGTAAAGGTTTCCACTATCCAgactatagaattgtgaaatctGCTTATGCattgatttaatatttttattgcttcAGGCCACGTACAAGAATATGCAGAACTTTTAGATTGCTGCTGTTGTACCTAGATTACTCTGTTTTTACATACTTCAGTTAAGCTGTTTTAGTCCTTTTTAGTTTCATTCATTCGTGAAGTTGAGAGTTGGTATTTATCCATGGAATACTCACATTTATGTGATCATAAGCAGCTGAATTGGCTCACATTTATGATATGTGCTCTTAGAGTAATGATGACTTTGGAGCTACTGCCTACATATAACTGAATTTCAGTGCTTAATGTAATTTTTGATTAAACCTTGCAGCAACAGTGTAGCTGTGAGCGGCATGGAAGCTGAGAAAGTTTTGATGGATTACTACATTCCTGATTACATACTTTTGCCCAGAATAGAAGTAACTGTGAATCATGACTTACCTGCTTGACCTGTCAAAGTGCTTATCAATTTTAAAAGTGGTGGCCAGCTTGGGGGTGAACTTCTGTTGACATATCGCACTCTTCTCAACCAAAATCAGGTCCATttatttcctcttttttttttttttttttttttttttttttttgtgactcTTGTTTTCtcttaaatgtgtcaaaaattcAGGAATTAGTTTATTGACTATTAAAAACCTTGACAATTCATGAAAGCTTTAGCAAACTAATTTTTGTTCAGGGTTATGACTTGCAAGAAGGACTCCCGACAAGGTCCGACACCAGGTTTATTCCAACTTGGAAAAGCATAAGCAAAATGGAGATAGCTAGTCTTTGGAAATTGATAAAAGACTGAGAATCATTGTGAGTCAAGTCAGTAGTTTGTTGGTCCTTATGACTTGTTCTGTTCTATGTATCTTATATTGACTTGGTAAAATAGGTTGCAGGCGGGGATGAAACCACTAGCTAGCTTCTTGGAGTGGTTTCAGATCTTAAAATAGCTTGTTTATACTTCACAGTGGAAAAAATCTTGGTACAGACTGCAGTTCTCTGTGAAAGCCTTCTTGGATCAAGTAAGGAATGCAAAAGAGATGAGAGTTGACAGGTAAAATGTTTTATTCTCTAGAGGAACAAATAGACAATTGTCGCACATTATTGACCGTTCAAATTGGTTTTGGGGGATAATAGCGAAATGTTTTAGCTAAGATAGTAAAATTTTGTCTCACCAGACTTACCCATATATTCTTTTGTGGTTCAATTCAAACTGAAATTTCATGAGTTGAAATTACATAATTGTCTTCTTGTTTCAGCTGGCATATTCTTATGTGAATGAGGGCTCCTATTGAAGGTTCTTGTGACCCTATTGCGCCTCTTGAGCTGCCACATTCAATGCATGTGTTTAAGGGGGCGTCTCAAGCAGATGCATTAAATGAGGTAACAAGTTTATTATATCCTCTTAGAGCTTACTTCTCATGGCACTAATTTGAATTgctgtaaatataaattttgaggtaagtgcaaataaaatgtttttaattgtaCTTAATTACAGCTGCTATGATCTTTTCTCCTAGAGTAGACTCAAATATAGCACTTCTAAATGATAATGGCTCAGTATGCAGAAAGAGATGGTTAACTCAATATCAGCTTAATATGTCATTTTTAAAGATCTTGGCTGTGTAGTTTTAGAAATAAATGAAACTAATGTATTTAAGTTTCACTATGATAGTTAAAGCTTATATTAATGTATTTGTTTTCTTAACACCATTAACATTGCTAAAAGGAACAACGCAAATTAATTTCTTAGTGTTGTAGGTCCTTGCTTCTATTCTAGGATGGAAAGACATAATTACTAGGGGATTGTAGAGGGGATGAAGCTAGATAGGGGATACATCTCTCCATATTTCATTACAAACCAGAAGAACAGAAATGTGTAAGTTTTCATGGTTGGTATACTATtgcaattattatttacatGCAAAACATAATTCTTCATAAATACTTGCTTACAACTCTATTGTGAAAATCTCAAGCATAAATGCTATTGTCAAAATCTTGGAGTTGGCTTTGAAGGTACTGTTCTTTTCTCAAATTCTTGATAATGATATATATAGGCTTAGTGTAAGTTGCCTTGGAGATTTATGCCTTACTCCATAGAAAAATGGTATAGAGAGCTATGGTTCAGATTTTGACACTTATAAAActtactagtttttcttatgcaaaaataggtgcccaatatttatattttatattaaaattttaaatttatttagatttatatatttgaattattataaataataataatattgtaaaatatttttataaattttatatttatattttaggaaataactagcatacaactccaatatataatgtgtatattattattattattattaaagaagataagaaaattataatgtgtatatatattattattattgaagaaaataagaaaatatatggtggatgcatgtggatggtaacaatagtggaaaaattaatgaagttataacggtagggatatgtttgtccaaaatattgtaaaatacaacttttatagcataacgtATAAAAAagcttaacggaaaaaacggacataaatgaagggtataacctaattcattcacacttattatgtttttagattaagatttattttatgaattgcttttgcttttgttaacttcttttttatatattaattgattgTAAACTACATTTTGTAATGTAGGTATCAGATTCATCAATCTTTACCGGGGAGTGGAAAGAAATATTCATCTTAAATAAAGCTGGAAATCTCTTGCATAAGAGCATCACGTTGAATGAAATACAATGTTGcgttatatttttcatataacaCATACTTTTTAGTTATAAAtggaatttaattaatatgtagaCTATTGTGTTTGAATATTGTTAAATGTTACTCGTATTATTTGACAAGTATTATttacaattgatttttttaatatgtagaattgattttcttttaatatgtaAACTTCCTTGAATATTGATAAACATTAGTATTTGGAAATACAAGTTACATTTGATTTTCTTCTAAATTAAAtgtgtatttatttgtgtttgcaACGCACATATGAAAGTAGAGGTTTACAACAAAAGTAATTTAATGGCAATTACAAATTTTAGTAGCAATCACTATTAGATGAGAAAAtacaaaaaggaaataaaaatatattttagtgACACTTATAAAACTGCCactaataatactaaaattaaaaagtattcttTTATTAACGACACTTAATAACCGTtgcaaaaatttaaagtaaatattaaataaatatttaaaatcggCGCTAAAgttgtaaatattaaataaatattagcgGTGGTTTTAACCTTcgctaaaatttaaagtaaatattaaagaaatattAGGGGCGGTTTTAAAACCGTCTCTTAATGCATTCAAAACCGCCGCGAAATAAGTTTCCCATTAATTCTCGCGGTTGTAGAAAACTGCCGCTAAATCCttcgcgacacactatttagTCACGGTTAATAACCGTCGGGAAACACAATAGTGGCGGTTACAACCGCCGCTAAACATGAAAATATTAACTGAATAAATTAAATGCTCATATATTTAACTTTtcaagaatttttaaaaaaattgaaactctcctctataataatttaaaaattaattttacaatttaacTGAGTGTATCTTGGTGAGTATTTAGAGAAGAATGTTGCAAAATttacacaataatttttaaaagttaagttttaaacatttatatatatatatatatatatatatatatatatatatatatatatatatatatataatcaatgttTCTATCACATCAAAATTAATGATTCTATCaccaaatatgtaaaataaaacatagggcataacattttttttttggtttcataTGATTGATATTATTTCCAAATGAGTCTTTTGCATGACAAGTTCCTAATGTATGTTTGAATGTTGTTATATTTGTTCCTTCACAATATCTCAATGATATACAACAGAATTTCATTATAAATTCAGTTTATTTAGCAAAATAAAATCAACTAAAATAATTGTGTTGGTTACTTTAGTTATATGTTATGTTATATCTTATTTGCAATATTCTTTTCACACTCAGATAGATGAACAAAATTAACAAAGCACAACAACCTTGAGATATTGGAAGATACCAAACTGTTTTAaggtaaaaatattttcaatataaatatttatttatctctCAACTTTTTCTTTGCAAGGAGAAATCCAAATTACTTTACAAATTTCTACCacttaaattgttttattttctacCATCTttatgatgataagtaaaaaatatatataaattaacaaattcatttttagataaattaaaagtaattacttctgtttttattttttttaatcattatgTTAATGCCATTGCTAAACAAGTGGTACTGGCAGAAAATAGCAAGACTCTGGATCTGAGTGTACTAATGTTAGAAGAGATGATTATGGCATTCAAAACATTTAGCAATGTCTCCGATGATGACAATGACTGTGACCAGGAGATCATCTACAGAGGCACCAACCGCACCATGAGGATGAATCGGAAGAGTAAGaggaaggacaaaaaaaaaaacagatataGCTTATAATAGCAGCATCAGCTTTATGAGGTATTCCTAAATTTAATCTCGTCTCAAGCTAAATGGCAAAGAACATTAATCAGCTAGATAAGCGGGTAGCTGAATTGAAGCATCATCTTAAACTGCAACATTGAGGCTTTATTTTATTAGTGCCATTTTctgcatcatatatatatatatatatatatatatatatatatatattaataataataaagacaaGAAATTCCAAAGGTTTTGACTTTGTCAACAATGTCACTACACTTTAATCAACATGTTTCCACACTTTTTGACTAGTTTGTATATATGTCACAGTGCTAATGGAGGATACACAAATATTTGGATgtaaatgtattttatgtaaatatttatttaattttgaacaaTTTCTTCACTAGAAATTGAATTTCAAATCTTTTGTAAAATCTTTCCtaagtttaaaattatttatgtcaatcaaaaaaaaatactgacGCTACTCCCCGACACCGTACCGGTGCTATTTGaagaattgattttaatttagtGGTGGTGGTGTATGAGATGATATCCTCACATCA encodes:
- the LOC116028974 gene encoding uncharacterized protein LOC116028974, with translation MLKLTMEKGPLAGQAVELKPGISVRVGRVVRGNNLTIQDSGISSKHLTIEFNSSDGGKWFIRDLGSSNGTFLNDGKLDPSCPACLSDCDVIKIGELTSIKVQIGDAARARTRSRRNAGRKAATDAAISDAAAENCELGLVSEDDNRASSRPRRNPRRKAATDTTTSDDGNAAVKCELGLVSEDANRASSRPRRNPRSKAATDTATADDGDAAEKCELGRVDEELGNNNKGKTGRPPRPRTRTQAQRDSESVKAELQPEGTGLENAGISMTRSSSKAENFDGGASQVETDDIEIVENSSAIETVAQFADENGDQRRTRNARGRGRGRGNRELRNLVPIEQPLTKPKRVTRSKKQINLQAESVTTEEEEGAAKMSISKEHAQCKVEAIRSMEEERQVEGYNAVEELVNLREEGNNGVLNTSGANKDKNGVLERAKCQDESIQHMEEDGQVEGNHTVEEQLTFEEEACQGLPNVSGGNMGKPDVEEVNLEILTLGEWLDYLEIYVPKQIIDVTEEMILEMRKKAEKLQEFMLHQKNAKENT